TGGTGTTTCTCTACCTCTGTAGCGATCGCTTGCCATCCCCAAATGTTGAGAAAGGTTGCGTTCCTGCTCCCTCCTTGCCCAAGGGCGAAAACCCTTGCGGTATGGTAATCAAAGTGCCAACACTGCTGTACCTGAATTGAAAGCTGCTTTAGTATGACCTCGGTATCTCCCCAAAAACCCCACCAAAAAGCCAGGGCCCTCAAACCCACGAGCCGCCGTCCGGCCAAGGAACTCTGTAGTGAATGTGGCCTATGCGACACCTACTACGTTCACTATGTGAAAGAGGCCTGTGCGTTTATTAACCAGCAAATTGCTGACCTAGAGCAGCAAACCCATGGGCGTAGTCGCAATCTAGACGAGCCGGATGATTGGTACTTTGGGGTGCGCCAAGACATGATGGCGGCACGCAAGACTGAGCCGATCGAAGGGGCGCAATGGACAGGTATCGTCAGCTCCATCGCCATCGAGATGCTCAATCGCGGCCTGGTGGAGGGGGTGGTCTGTGTACAAAATACAGCCGAGGATCGCTTCCAGCCCATGCCGGTGATTGCCCGCACGCCGGAAGATATTCTGGCAGCTCGGGTGAATAAACCGACCCTATCGCCTAACCTGTCGATTCTAGAGCAGGTCGAGCAATCGGGGATGAAGCGGCTGCTGGTGATTGGCGTGGGTTGCCAGATCCAGGCCCTGCGGGCGGTGGAGAAACAGCTTGGCTTAGAAAAACTCTATGTGCTGGGTACTCCCTGCGTAGATAACGTCACCCGCGCTGGCCTGCAGAAGTTTTTAGACACCACCAGCCGCTCGCCGGATACGGTGGTGCATTACGAGTTTATGCAAGACTTCCGGGTGCATTTTAAGCATGAGGACGGTTCGGAAGAAACCGTGCCTTTCTTTGGGCTCAAAACCAATCAGCTTAAGGATGTGTTTGCTCCCTCCTGCATGAGCTGCTTTGATTATGTGAACTCCCTTGCCGATCTGGTGGTGGGCTATATGGGTGCGCCCTTTGGCTGGCAGTGGATTGTGGTGCGCAATGAGCGCGGCCAGGAATTGCTAGACGTGGTGCAAGATCAGTTACAAACCCAGCCGGTGATGTCCCAGGGCGATCGTCGCGCTGCAGTGCAGCAAAGTATCCCCGCCTACGATAAGGGCGTCACCTTGCCCATGTGGGCGGCGAAGCTGATGGGCGTGGTGATTGAGCGGATTGGCCCGAAGGGGTTGGAATATGCCCGCTTTTCCATCGATTCCCACTTCACCCGCAACTATCTCTACACCAAGCGCCAGCATCCTGAGAAATTGGAGGCCCACGTGCCAGACTATGCCAAGCGCATTGTTGACCAGTATGAGTTGCCGCCATCTTGAAGCGGTTCACCAGGGCTTTGTCCAATCGGGCTGGACTGGATCCGCCAGCTTAGGCTCTGAGATGTTGTCTATGGGTGGGCCTGTTGTGGATGCTGTGTTCTTGTGACCTCTTATGACCTCCGATCTGCTGACGCTTTTTGGGAGCGATCGCTCCTGTCTTTTTTCTTTGGTGAGAGTTTTTTTGATCTCTCAACATTTGTGGGGAAAACAGAGTGAATATACGGGTTTATAGGTCAGATTTAGACGTTTAGAAGCCTGAAGTTCGGTAGAAGTTGGGACGCTTTTCACCTCTATTCGATAGAGAATAGATTCAAATCTGGAGAACGCACCAAGCGAAGCAATAACCAGGGGGCATTTAGGTTATTGCAACTCAACTGGAAAGCTTCTCTAATTCAATTCATGCCTGACCTTGGGGGCTTATGAGGTCAGGCATTTTTTTTGTTTGATGATCGGTCTATGGCTATCGATTGTGATGGAATGAAGCTGCATTTAGGATAAATTGACCGCCCATTCATCATGGCGTTAAAGGATTTTTTCTAACCCATAAACCAGGGATTTAAGCTGGATGACGGCACGAATGGCGAGCAAGACACCGGGCATATAACAGACGCGATCGCTGGTGTCGTGACGTAGGGTATAAACTTGCCCTGGTGCGCCAAACATGACTTCTTGGTGAGCAATTAAACCCGGTAGGCGAATGCTGTGAATGCGAATATTTTCGTCGGCAAGACCGCCCCGTGCGCCAGCAATGGTTTCAGTTTCGGTGACCTTAGGAGGATTAAAAGATTTTCCTAACTCGGCCAGCATTTGAGCGGTTTTAATAGCTGTGCCACTGGGGGCATCGGCTTTTTGGTCGTGGTGGAGTTCTAAAATCTCGACGTGGTCAAAATACTTTGAGGCTTGGATGGCGGCCTGTTGCAGCAGCACCATGCCAATAGAAAAGTTGGGAATCACCAAGCAGCCGGTGCTGGCCTTGTCGGCAAAGTCGGCTAGATCCTGCAACTGCTGATCCGATAGTCCCGTTGTGCCCACCACGGGCCGCACTCCGTAGGCGATCGCTGCCCGCACATTCTCATATACCGACTTGGGATGGGTGAAATCGACCATCACCGGCAGCTGCTTTTCCTGAGCTGCCATGGCACAGGTGGCTTCCATATCGGGCAGGATGGGAATTTCTAGCGCACCGCAGCCTGCGACCTCGCCGACATCTTGCCCTGTGAGGCTGGGATTGCGGTCAATGGCACCGATGAGGGTCATGTCGTCGGCCTGGGCGATCGCCTTAATGACTTCGCGCCCCATTTTGCCGGCTGCGCCATTTACGATTACGGGAATTGGAGCTTGTACGGTCATTGCTGAATGCCTCTACCCAAACACAACAGTGGAGATTGCTCGCACAGTTCTAGACTATGCCGTGACTATGCCGTGACTGTGCCGTGATGCGATCACCCAATGGGCATTGTAAGACAGAGTGGGGGTAGCTTGCCTCAGCGGGGTGCAGAACCTCGGCGCTGCATCCAGAGGGGCAACAGGGATAGACCGGCTAGGGCTACTAAGGCGGCGATGAAGGGTCGTAAACTGCCACCCTCTAAGGCGGTATGTCCTGTCACGCCCAGCCAGGTGTAGGCGAGGGTGCCGGGGATGATGCCAATCAGGGTGCCGAAGGCGTAGGGTTTGAGGGATAGTGGCGTTAACCCCAGAAGAAAGTT
Above is a genomic segment from Leptolyngbya sp. CCY15150 containing:
- a CDS encoding Coenzyme F420 hydrogenase/dehydrogenase, beta subunit C-terminal domain, with protein sequence MTSVSPQKPHQKARALKPTSRRPAKELCSECGLCDTYYVHYVKEACAFINQQIADLEQQTHGRSRNLDEPDDWYFGVRQDMMAARKTEPIEGAQWTGIVSSIAIEMLNRGLVEGVVCVQNTAEDRFQPMPVIARTPEDILAARVNKPTLSPNLSILEQVEQSGMKRLLVIGVGCQIQALRAVEKQLGLEKLYVLGTPCVDNVTRAGLQKFLDTTSRSPDTVVHYEFMQDFRVHFKHEDGSEETVPFFGLKTNQLKDVFAPSCMSCFDYVNSLADLVVGYMGAPFGWQWIVVRNERGQELLDVVQDQLQTQPVMSQGDRRAAVQQSIPAYDKGVTLPMWAAKLMGVVIERIGPKGLEYARFSIDSHFTRNYLYTKRQHPEKLEAHVPDYAKRIVDQYELPPS
- the dapB gene encoding 4-hydroxy-tetrahydrodipicolinate reductase, which codes for MTVQAPIPVIVNGAAGKMGREVIKAIAQADDMTLIGAIDRNPSLTGQDVGEVAGCGALEIPILPDMEATCAMAAQEKQLPVMVDFTHPKSVYENVRAAIAYGVRPVVGTTGLSDQQLQDLADFADKASTGCLVIPNFSIGMVLLQQAAIQASKYFDHVEILELHHDQKADAPSGTAIKTAQMLAELGKSFNPPKVTETETIAGARGGLADENIRIHSIRLPGLIAHQEVMFGAPGQVYTLRHDTSDRVCYMPGVLLAIRAVIQLKSLVYGLEKIL